A portion of the Deinococcus peraridilitoris DSM 19664 genome contains these proteins:
- a CDS encoding Crp/Fnr family transcriptional regulator, with translation MNYPSLVWHLKRTELFADFELAELERVAVSTPYRSYQPGEVIFRMDDLADALFFVRSGLVKISKLFPNGKEAILGVVGQHDTFGELLLEPEERRPTQAEAVEPTTLIVLPRAELQKLLGSKPDLAMKLIRLMAARLFEAQAWSAEVSAYSAPERVASLLYRLAKEFGKPHPQGVELDLKLNQEDIARMVGATRETVSHSLGKLKQLGAIARPRAPMVVRLEQLKNFIEH, from the coding sequence ATGAATTATCCGAGCCTGGTCTGGCACCTCAAGCGTACAGAACTGTTTGCCGACTTCGAGCTGGCGGAACTCGAGCGGGTGGCCGTCTCGACGCCCTACCGTTCGTACCAGCCGGGCGAAGTCATTTTTCGCATGGACGATCTTGCAGATGCGCTTTTCTTCGTTCGAAGCGGTCTGGTGAAAATCAGCAAGCTGTTTCCCAACGGCAAAGAAGCCATTCTGGGCGTAGTGGGTCAGCACGATACCTTTGGCGAATTGCTGCTGGAGCCCGAGGAGCGCCGGCCCACCCAGGCCGAGGCAGTCGAGCCTACAACGCTGATCGTGCTGCCGCGCGCCGAGCTGCAAAAGCTGCTCGGCAGCAAACCCGACCTGGCGATGAAGCTGATCCGCCTGATGGCCGCGCGGCTGTTCGAGGCGCAGGCGTGGAGCGCCGAAGTGAGCGCCTACAGTGCTCCCGAGCGCGTTGCCAGCCTGCTCTACCGTCTGGCCAAGGAATTCGGTAAACCCCATCCCCAAGGCGTCGAACTGGATCTGAAACTCAATCAGGAAGACATCGCCCGTATGGTCGGCGCGACCCGGGAAACGGTCAGCCACAGTCTGGGCAAACTCAAGCAGCTGGGCGCCATCGCACGTCCGCGGGCACCCATGGTGGTGCGGCTGGAGCAGCTGAAAAACTTCATCGAGCACTGA
- a CDS encoding 23S rRNA (cytosine(2499)-C(5))-methyltransferase — MNTSQGTTGHPPQPRLRLRVSAPAQARLRAGHPWLYSDSIREQNRPGELGELGVVFDRQDRFLAIGLFDPTSPLRLRVLHAGRPQTIDAEWWSRHLEAALQRRESLFDEATDGYRLLNGESDGWPGLVLDRYADTLVLKVYTAAWFAHWPTVRALLGARFPAARLVLRLSRNIQDLAREQFGLHDGMLLQGNVPEGPLLFRESGILFEAEVLRGQKTGFFLDQRHNRRLVEELSAGRRVLNAFSFSGGFSLYAARGGASSVVSLDISAHALASARRNFALNASDARIAACHHQTVQADVFEWLQDANANDPFDLIVLDPPSLAKREDERLQAIRAYERLVEGALRRLNRGGVLLAASCSAHVSPEEFFDAVRRSAARSGRRYTELRTTGHAPDHPATFREAHYLKAIYLEFS; from the coding sequence ATGAACACTTCTCAAGGCACCACCGGGCACCCGCCGCAACCACGCCTGCGCCTGCGTGTCTCGGCCCCGGCGCAGGCGCGTTTGCGCGCCGGACATCCCTGGCTTTACTCCGACAGTATCCGTGAACAGAATCGGCCCGGCGAACTGGGCGAATTGGGCGTGGTGTTCGACCGTCAGGACCGCTTTCTGGCCATCGGCCTGTTCGACCCCACCTCACCGCTGCGCCTGCGGGTGCTGCACGCGGGCAGGCCGCAGACCATCGACGCCGAGTGGTGGTCGAGGCACCTGGAAGCGGCCCTGCAGCGGCGTGAAAGTCTGTTCGACGAAGCCACCGACGGCTACCGGCTGCTGAACGGTGAAAGTGACGGCTGGCCGGGCCTGGTGCTTGACCGCTATGCGGACACGCTGGTGCTCAAGGTCTACACGGCCGCGTGGTTTGCCCATTGGCCGACCGTGCGCGCGCTGCTGGGGGCGCGCTTTCCGGCGGCGCGGCTGGTGTTGCGGCTCAGCCGTAACATTCAGGACCTGGCCCGCGAGCAGTTCGGCCTGCACGATGGCATGCTGCTGCAAGGCAACGTCCCGGAGGGGCCGCTGCTTTTTCGCGAATCGGGCATTCTCTTCGAAGCCGAGGTGCTGCGCGGTCAAAAGACCGGCTTTTTTCTGGACCAGCGTCACAATCGCCGTCTGGTGGAAGAGCTGTCCGCCGGTCGGCGCGTCCTGAATGCCTTCAGCTTTTCCGGCGGGTTCTCGCTGTACGCCGCGCGCGGCGGCGCGTCCTCGGTGGTGAGCCTGGATATCAGCGCGCACGCCCTCGCGAGTGCCAGGCGCAACTTCGCCCTCAACGCGAGCGACGCGCGGATTGCAGCCTGTCATCACCAGACGGTGCAGGCCGACGTGTTCGAGTGGTTGCAAGACGCAAATGCGAATGACCCTTTCGACCTGATCGTTCTGGACCCGCCTTCCCTGGCCAAACGCGAGGACGAACGTCTACAGGCCATTCGGGCTTATGAACGGCTGGTCGAGGGTGCGCTGCGCCGCTTGAACAGGGGGGGCGTGCTGCTGGCGGCGTCGTGCTCCGCGCATGTCTCCCCAGAGGAATTTTTCGATGCCGTACGCCGCTCTGCCGCTCGCTCCGGGCGAAGGTACACCGAGCTGCGCACGACCGGGCACGCTCCGGATCACCCGGCGACTTTTCGGGAAGCGCACTACCTCAAAGCCATTTACCTGGAATTTTCCTGA
- a CDS encoding DNA-3-methyladenine glycosylase family protein, with protein sequence MSDFDLSAGLAHLQRDPVLAALLLRADATPGVQPWWPPPERGTPFAALIRSVVGQQVSVKAAASIEGRLREVAPSLSPHELVSLSPEELRARGLSWAKVRTVHTLAQRAAEGLLDFEALSRSDDETVIEALSAVPGIGRWTAEMFLMFALRRPDVFSWGDAGLRKAVRTLYGPASGPEVAQKWSPYRSVAARLLWWSLHNEPQRKET encoded by the coding sequence ATGAGTGATTTCGATCTGTCTGCCGGTCTGGCGCACCTGCAGCGTGACCCGGTGCTGGCCGCCTTGCTGCTGCGTGCCGACGCAACGCCCGGCGTGCAGCCGTGGTGGCCGCCACCCGAGCGGGGAACGCCGTTCGCAGCGCTGATCCGCTCGGTCGTCGGTCAGCAGGTGTCGGTCAAGGCGGCGGCCAGCATCGAGGGACGGCTGCGCGAAGTGGCGCCGTCTCTGAGCCCGCACGAGCTGGTCTCACTGTCTCCGGAAGAGCTGCGCGCGCGAGGTCTGTCGTGGGCCAAAGTACGCACGGTTCACACCCTCGCTCAACGGGCAGCCGAAGGCCTGCTGGACTTCGAAGCCCTGTCGCGCAGCGACGACGAGACCGTGATCGAGGCCCTGTCCGCCGTTCCCGGCATTGGACGCTGGACAGCCGAGATGTTCCTGATGTTCGCGCTCCGGCGCCCTGACGTTTTTTCCTGGGGAGACGCGGGTCTGCGCAAGGCCGTGAGGACCCTGTACGGACCGGCCTCCGGGCCGGAAGTGGCGCAGAAGTGGAGCCCTTACCGCTCGGTGGCCGCGCGTCTGTTGTGGTGGTCACTGCACAACGAACCGCAGCGCAAGGAAACATAA
- a CDS encoding Ig-like domain-containing protein, with amino-acid sequence MSLSASSAVFTAPGTLILTAAASDPSGIRQVNFYQGTTLIHTDQVRPYETSVDIQDVSRNGAYTFRAEAVDTAGNKANNSVVVTVGAGTGPGNDTIPPQATMIVNQLKFTSPGELKLQVTASDASGIASVQFYEEERLLYETTDEPYETTIQIRDASQNGEHTYRAWVMDTQGNAAEVKTTIAVELPGEVTSPDFDVAMFQKDWEWGVSHERNDFGGNVTWTGSAQQGTVTTVSGTHGPDCFANTVQPCGGEVTVHYDSASKTLRVDLRANVEICGPGGGSDPDCTQGYTTWLDGTDSDGKVTRVDGQLTIEGQATLAVRRSPTGNSFFLRQKP; translated from the coding sequence GTGAGCCTCAGTGCCAGCAGCGCCGTCTTCACAGCTCCTGGAACGTTGATCCTGACCGCAGCGGCCAGCGATCCCAGCGGTATTCGGCAGGTGAACTTTTATCAGGGAACCACCCTGATTCACACGGACCAGGTCCGGCCTTACGAAACGTCGGTGGATATTCAGGACGTCTCACGGAACGGCGCTTACACTTTTCGCGCAGAGGCGGTCGACACCGCCGGAAACAAGGCGAACAACAGCGTTGTGGTGACCGTAGGTGCAGGGACTGGGCCGGGGAACGATACCATTCCGCCTCAGGCCACGATGATCGTGAATCAGCTGAAATTCACCAGCCCGGGTGAGCTGAAGCTGCAAGTCACGGCCAGTGATGCCAGCGGCATTGCGAGCGTACAGTTCTACGAAGAGGAGAGGTTGCTGTACGAAACGACCGACGAACCCTACGAGACGACCATCCAAATCCGGGACGCCTCGCAGAACGGTGAGCACACCTACCGCGCCTGGGTGATGGACACCCAGGGGAACGCAGCCGAGGTCAAGACGACCATTGCCGTCGAACTTCCCGGCGAGGTGACTTCACCGGACTTCGACGTCGCCATGTTCCAGAAAGATTGGGAATGGGGAGTCAGTCACGAGAGGAACGACTTCGGCGGCAACGTTACCTGGACAGGGAGCGCTCAACAAGGCACCGTCACCACGGTGAGCGGCACCCACGGCCCCGACTGTTTTGCCAATACGGTGCAGCCCTGTGGCGGCGAAGTGACGGTGCATTACGACAGTGCCAGCAAGACCTTGCGAGTGGATCTCCGGGCCAACGTGGAAATCTGCGGTCCCGGTGGTGGTAGCGATCCGGACTGCACGCAGGGGTACACCACCTGGCTGGACGGCACGGACAGCGATGGAAAGGTCACGCGTGTCGATGGCCAGCTGACCATCGAGGGTCAGGCCACCCTGGCGGTCAGGCGCAGTCCTACCGGAAACAGTTTCTTTTTGCGACAGAAACCCTGA
- a CDS encoding EAL domain-containing protein, which yields METAALLEQAEPLVLSDPRRARELLHGVRGAAEINGDQHSLVTATCLLAGCDFFMADYPAARSGFTEALAQARSIGAHALEARCLNGMGLAHQKTGDYGEAMEFFLESLRLAQELGDEWGRIRAVSNIAAIHAELDEPEQALTLHLDAMTSARSSGHPIYEAATMSSAVMDYFKLGRFAESFALSQEALERVRELGLRQYEGVIRTYRARNLLELGRAGEALQECQDVLPHMHDIGDRDYICQVMMVRGAARFALNDVSGATTELADALKLAQEIGTKTQAAQIHEWLSRVLEAQGDLVGALEHARAHHQLERIVHARDADHKTRALSAQVRVELLKREAEVERLRNVELAQMNLALQEAQRHLSHQAMHDPLTGLANRAYFQQELRRLLLGQNGQQAVLFVDLDRFKQINDSLGHAVGDELLQQVAMRLCASVRGADLVARMGGDEFTVLLHQVRNAENAERVARKLLTSLAAPFELQGRELHVTASVGIALAPGDGHDVETLQRHADIAMYRAKREGRGVVRRFERTMAEGELERLELERELRGALRERQLVLHYQGQFDVQSGALVGFEALVRWQHPVRGLVPPGAFIPLAEDSGLIVPIGEWVLREACLQAAAWSGCQLAPGISVNVSPLQFEQPNFVGSVRQALHLSGLAPSRLTLELTESLVMGNVERAMTQLKQLRALGVRLAMDDFGTGHSSLSLLQRLPFDDLKIDRSFVQTQLSAEGGARRSHLLIEAAVKLAQGLGLQVIAEGVETQAQWDMLQSLECNFAQGYYLMRPLPAAQAQEVLGLSGGGRAAD from the coding sequence GTGGAAACTGCTGCCTTATTAGAGCAAGCCGAACCGCTGGTTCTCAGCGATCCACGCCGTGCACGTGAGCTGCTGCACGGCGTGCGCGGCGCTGCTGAGATCAATGGCGACCAACATTCGCTGGTAACGGCCACCTGCCTGCTGGCCGGCTGTGACTTTTTCATGGCCGATTACCCGGCGGCGCGCTCCGGCTTCACCGAAGCGCTCGCGCAGGCACGCAGCATCGGTGCCCACGCCCTGGAAGCACGCTGTCTGAACGGCATGGGCCTGGCCCATCAAAAAACTGGTGATTACGGCGAGGCAATGGAGTTTTTTCTGGAGAGCCTGCGTCTCGCGCAGGAGCTCGGCGACGAGTGGGGCCGGATTCGTGCCGTTTCCAATATTGCCGCCATTCACGCCGAACTCGACGAACCCGAACAGGCCCTGACACTGCACCTTGACGCCATGACCAGCGCGCGCTCGTCAGGCCACCCGATCTATGAGGCCGCCACCATGAGCAGCGCCGTCATGGACTACTTCAAACTGGGCCGCTTTGCCGAGTCATTCGCACTGAGCCAGGAAGCCCTCGAACGGGTCCGCGAGCTTGGCCTCAGACAGTACGAGGGAGTGATTCGAACCTACCGGGCGCGTAACCTGCTGGAGCTTGGACGTGCGGGCGAGGCCCTGCAGGAATGCCAGGACGTGCTGCCACACATGCATGACATCGGCGACCGTGACTATATCTGTCAGGTGATGATGGTTCGCGGCGCGGCGCGCTTCGCACTGAACGACGTTTCAGGCGCGACCACCGAACTGGCAGACGCCCTGAAGCTGGCCCAGGAAATCGGCACCAAAACCCAGGCGGCCCAGATTCACGAGTGGCTGTCGCGGGTCCTTGAAGCGCAAGGCGACCTGGTGGGCGCGCTCGAACACGCCCGCGCCCACCATCAGCTGGAACGTATTGTGCACGCCCGCGATGCCGACCATAAAACCCGCGCACTTTCCGCACAAGTCCGCGTCGAGCTGCTCAAACGGGAAGCCGAGGTCGAGCGTCTGCGCAATGTCGAGCTCGCGCAGATGAACCTGGCCCTGCAGGAAGCACAGCGTCACCTGTCGCATCAGGCAATGCATGATCCGCTGACCGGACTGGCCAACCGTGCGTATTTTCAGCAGGAACTGCGGCGTCTGCTTCTTGGTCAGAACGGCCAGCAAGCCGTTCTGTTCGTGGACCTTGACCGTTTCAAACAGATCAACGACAGCCTGGGGCACGCGGTAGGAGACGAGTTGCTGCAGCAGGTCGCCATGAGGCTGTGCGCCAGCGTGCGCGGCGCCGACCTAGTGGCCCGCATGGGCGGTGACGAGTTCACCGTGCTGCTGCACCAGGTCCGCAATGCGGAAAACGCCGAGCGGGTGGCCCGCAAGCTGCTGACGTCACTCGCGGCACCGTTCGAACTACAGGGACGTGAGCTGCACGTCACCGCCTCGGTAGGCATCGCGCTGGCACCCGGCGACGGCCACGACGTCGAAACCTTGCAACGTCACGCCGACATTGCGATGTACCGCGCCAAGCGTGAAGGTCGAGGCGTCGTTCGCCGATTCGAGCGCACCATGGCCGAAGGGGAACTCGAACGCCTCGAACTGGAGCGCGAGCTGCGCGGCGCGCTGCGAGAAAGGCAGCTGGTCCTGCACTACCAGGGACAGTTCGACGTGCAAAGTGGCGCCCTGGTCGGCTTCGAGGCACTGGTGCGCTGGCAACACCCTGTGCGGGGCCTGGTGCCTCCTGGTGCGTTCATTCCACTGGCCGAGGATTCGGGTCTGATCGTGCCCATCGGCGAATGGGTGCTGCGCGAAGCCTGCCTGCAGGCCGCCGCCTGGAGCGGGTGTCAACTTGCCCCCGGAATTTCGGTGAACGTCTCACCGCTCCAGTTCGAGCAACCCAATTTCGTGGGCAGCGTCCGGCAGGCGCTGCATCTGAGCGGCCTGGCGCCCTCACGGCTCACGCTGGAACTCACCGAAAGTCTGGTCATGGGCAACGTGGAGCGGGCCATGACCCAGTTGAAACAGCTCCGCGCGCTCGGTGTTCGCCTGGCCATGGACGACTTCGGCACCGGCCACTCCAGCCTAAGCCTGCTGCAACGCCTGCCCTTCGACGACCTGAAAATCGACCGCTCGTTCGTGCAGACTCAACTGAGCGCCGAAGGCGGCGCAAGGCGTTCGCACCTGCTGATCGAAGCGGCCGTCAAGCTCGCTCAGGGCCTGGGACTGCAGGTGATCGCCGAAGGCGTCGAAACCCAGGCCCAGTGGGACATGCTGCAGTCACTGGAATGTAATTTTGCCCAGGGCTACTACCTGATGCGCCCCCTGCCCGCCGCGCAGGCGCAAGAGGTGCTCGGCTTGTCCGGGGGAGGCCGAGCGGCCGACTGA
- a CDS encoding TVP38/TMEM64 family protein: MAPSPAPPSQDNVPEVPTPARPREVGTEKTSSVPWLEWTALLVLISGIMGAYFFVPAVQQSAQEAFAAVASGEDAQIRAWADSLGVWGPLTILALQLLQVVLAVIPALPLMILSVLGYGPLWGGLLAWGGLLLACAFGYWIGRTFGQVAVDRFVKPRTARSVQDFVERYGAWAIVAARFSPLFPADAVSFVAGLSRLGFRRYLLASAVGTLPVTLLLIFLGSDVKRLLGGLVVASLLVLVLFSVYVVRDRRRLRNGALPQE, translated from the coding sequence ATGGCGCCCTCTCCTGCTCCCCCTTCCCAGGACAACGTTCCTGAAGTTCCGACCCCCGCGCGTCCGCGTGAAGTGGGAACGGAGAAGACTTCCTCCGTTCCCTGGCTCGAATGGACCGCCCTGCTGGTCCTGATCTCCGGCATCATGGGAGCGTACTTTTTCGTTCCTGCCGTGCAGCAAAGCGCGCAAGAAGCCTTCGCGGCCGTAGCGAGCGGCGAGGACGCGCAAATCCGTGCCTGGGCCGACTCGCTGGGCGTCTGGGGCCCCCTCACCATCCTGGCCTTGCAGTTGTTGCAGGTGGTACTGGCCGTCATTCCCGCCTTACCGCTGATGATCCTGTCGGTGCTGGGTTACGGTCCGCTGTGGGGCGGACTGCTGGCCTGGGGAGGTCTGCTGCTGGCCTGCGCCTTTGGCTACTGGATCGGCCGGACATTCGGGCAAGTGGCCGTTGACCGTTTCGTGAAGCCCCGGACGGCCCGTTCCGTGCAGGATTTCGTCGAGCGTTACGGAGCCTGGGCCATCGTGGCAGCACGTTTCTCGCCGCTCTTTCCGGCTGACGCGGTGAGCTTCGTCGCCGGACTGTCACGGCTGGGCTTCCGGCGCTACCTGCTGGCTTCAGCCGTTGGGACGCTGCCGGTCACATTGCTGCTGATTTTCCTGGGGTCAGATGTCAAACGCCTGCTGGGCGGGCTGGTGGTGGCCTCGCTGCTGGTGCTGGTGCTGTTCAGCGTGTACGTCGTGCGCGACCGCCGACGTCTGCGAAACGGCGCACTCCCGCAGGAATAG
- a CDS encoding mechanosensitive ion channel family protein → MSLHDMPGLTVLAEQGRLAWALVQDIVPLWGARLLSTVVLALAFSLLYRLLRAGLRSLSKRVRAGPAWLHALDTALRLTCLTLFLITASSLYPLPSEISVTLLRVYLIILLLYFGWALLRSLLARASGHFALDASLALLTLNVARAVWIAVGLYLVFQQFGINLLPILGGLGIAGVALGFAAQDLLSNLISGITLLLDRPFTIGDWIRVGSWEGQVQRLTLRTTRLRTRDNEYISIPNSKVAGNDVVNLSAGGPLRVRSSLGVSYRADLDRGREVIMQVLQKEELVLSDPAPRVAVVELGESSVQLDLIYWIAQDSIARRPLIQQRVLEATKRTLDAAGIEIPFPQRVLHLENARVLQRSSPPDGEGEQPGR, encoded by the coding sequence ATGAGCCTCCATGACATGCCCGGACTGACGGTGCTGGCCGAACAGGGCCGCCTGGCGTGGGCGCTCGTGCAGGACATCGTTCCTCTCTGGGGAGCGCGGCTGCTGTCCACGGTTGTGCTCGCCCTTGCGTTCAGCCTGCTTTACCGGCTGCTGAGAGCCGGCCTGCGCTCCCTCTCGAAACGTGTCCGAGCTGGTCCAGCCTGGCTGCACGCCCTCGACACGGCGCTGCGGCTGACCTGCCTCACGCTGTTTCTGATCACGGCCAGCAGCCTGTATCCCCTGCCGTCCGAGATCAGCGTGACGCTGCTGCGGGTCTACCTGATCATCCTGCTGCTGTACTTCGGCTGGGCCCTGCTGCGCAGCCTGCTGGCCCGCGCCTCGGGGCACTTCGCCCTCGACGCCAGCCTGGCCCTGCTGACCCTGAACGTCGCGCGGGCAGTCTGGATTGCCGTGGGGCTTTATCTGGTCTTTCAGCAGTTCGGCATCAATCTGCTGCCGATTCTGGGCGGTCTGGGGATCGCCGGAGTCGCCCTGGGCTTCGCGGCCCAGGACCTGCTGTCAAATCTGATTTCGGGGATCACGCTGCTGCTCGACCGTCCCTTCACCATCGGCGACTGGATTCGGGTGGGCTCGTGGGAAGGGCAGGTACAGCGCCTTACCCTGAGAACCACACGCCTGCGAACCCGCGACAACGAATACATCAGCATTCCCAACAGCAAGGTTGCCGGGAACGACGTGGTCAACTTATCGGCCGGCGGACCACTGCGCGTTCGTTCCTCTCTGGGGGTCAGTTACCGCGCCGACCTCGACCGGGGACGCGAGGTGATCATGCAGGTGCTCCAAAAAGAAGAACTGGTGCTGTCCGATCCGGCGCCTCGCGTCGCGGTCGTCGAACTGGGCGAGTCCAGTGTGCAGCTGGATCTGATCTACTGGATTGCCCAGGACAGCATCGCACGGCGCCCGCTGATTCAGCAGCGGGTGCTCGAGGCCACCAAGCGGACGCTGGACGCTGCCGGCATCGAGATTCCCTTTCCGCAGCGCGTTCTGCACCTTGAAAACGCCAGGGTACTCCAGCGGTCCTCGCCGCCGGATGGCGAGGGTGAACAGCCGGGGCGCTGA